TCACATAGACCATCCTGAAAAATTCCATGCTTTTTTAACGACCAAAAACTTATCTAATTTTGCCATTTGTGCATTGGATCTTGCCGCTTGGGACCTTTATGGAAAACTCAACAAAAAACCGCTTTACGATATTTGGCGTACCGGCAACACTTCTTATCCTATAACCAATTACACTATAGGCATTGCTCCCATTGAAAAAATGGTAGAGAAAATGAAAGAAATGCCATGGCCCATCTATAAAATAAAATTGGGCACTGAAAATGATGTTGCTATAGTAAGAGAACTCCGTGAGCATACAGATTCTATTTTTAGAATAGACGCCAATTGTGCATGGTCTGCCGAAGAAACTATTGCCAACGCTCCTTTACTAAAAGAATTGGGTGTTGAGTTTTTAGAGCAACCGCTTAAAGCCGATAATTGGGAGGGAATGGAAAAAGTGATGCATCATAGTGTACTTCCCGTAATTGCAGATGAGAGTTGTATTGTAGAAAGTGATGTTCAAAAGTGTGCATTGCACTATAGTGGTATTAATATTAAACTAACAAAATGTGGAGGCATTACTCCTGCCCTACGCATGATTGCCGAAGCCAAAGAAATGGGAATTAAAGTAATGATAGGTTGTATGACAGAATCTACCGTTGGTATTTCTGCCATAGCGCAATTGGTACCTCAATTGGATTATGTTGATATGGATGGCCCCCTATTACTAAAAAATGATATTGCAGATGGTGTGAAAATACTAGCGGACGGAAAACTCATTTTTCCAAAACTGAATGGAACCGGAGTAAGCCTAAGGTCATGAACCATTATATAGATACATTTCCTGGAAGAAAAATTATCATTAATGAAGTACCTCACCTTTATTTTGGAGGCACTTCATATCTTGCACTGCAGATGGACAATGATTTTCAAAAACTGTTCATTAACAATATTAAAAAATACGGCACCAATTACGGGGCTTCCAGAAAATCTAACATCCGGCTATCGGTATTTGAAAAAGCTGAGAATTATTTGGCTAATTTAATTGGTAGCGAAGGATGTATTACCCTATCATCTGGGTATTTGGCCGGTCAGTTTTTAGCTCAGGCACTCAATTCCAAGGAACATTATTTTTTCTATGCACCCAACACACACTCCGCGCTGTACCAAATTAAGAGAAAACCGTTCACGACCTTTGCCGCATTGAACATAGCCGTTCGCGAACATCTAACCTCCAACAAAACTACCCCAATAGTATTTTTAGACAGCATAGATTTTTCTGGATGCAACTACCCCAGTTTTGAAGCTTTACAAGTACTACCTTTAGAAGAGATTGTTTTAGTAGTAGATGACTCCCATGGTTTGGGTGTAGTTGGCGAAAACGGAGGCGGTGTGCATTCCATTTTATCAAAATTAAATATAAAAGAACTCATAGTTTGCGGATCATTGGGTAAGGGTTTCGGAATTCAAGCAGGGGCCATTTTTGGAACAAGTGAGCGCATCAAATCATTAACCGAAACTTCTTTCTATGGAGGCGCAAGTCCTGCAACGCCAGCTGCTATGGCCACTCTTTTACAAGCCAATTTTATTTACGATGTGAAAAGAAAACGACTGCAACGAAATATGCATCATTTTTCTAGTCATCTCAAAAAGCGAAAAAAATTCCACTTTATGGAAGGCCATCCCGCCTACTCCTTTTCGGACATACAACTAACCGAATACCTTGAAGCCAACCGAATTATTGTTACCAGCTTTCCTTATCCAGATGAAAGTGCGCCGCTTATGAGCAGAATTGTATTGAGTGCTGCCCATAAAAAAAAGGATATTGAGCACGTATTACATTGCATCAATATCCTTCCTTAGGAATTTTGGTCAATTTTTAATCCCTATCCCACCAAACAGGGTCTCCTATATCTTTGGTTACCGCCTCAACCTGTTCACCGTTTCTGGTTTGTTCCGATGCCGGGTACTGAGCTCTTCTTACCCATTCTTCATTTAATATTTCGTTATGTCCCACGGGCAATTCCAAGCCTATAAACACATTGGGGTCAAAGTCATATCTTCTTAGGTCAACAAATGATTCTGGATTTAAAAAAGTAGCAATAAACTTTTCACGCATAATTAAAGCCATTGTTAAGTTATCGGCACCAACAGCAACGGATGCATCGGTTAAGTAGGTTGCTTTATCGGCTGGCAAAACACTAAGCTTGTCCATATTCGCTTCAATTCCTTCCAAATAAGCATTATAAGCTTCGATGGAACCACCAACAGAAGTTGCGTCACCACCATCCTGAAGGAACAAGGCTTCCGCTTCCATAAATTTTAATTCAGAATAGCTTCCTAATAGTACCGGAGCTGTTTGAGAAGAATAAAAATTATTCGCTCCAAGGTCTGTGTTAGCACTCACCCCGTCATCTTCTTCCGATTCTGCTATTTCATGACTTCCCGCAGAACCGTTAATAGCTCCTCTATATTCCGTATCATCACCTATTGTTGTGATAAGAGGTAAACGTGGATCAAGTGCTACAGCAGCAAAAGGTATAGAGGTACCATCCATAAGGCTTACCAATTGATCAGATAATAAAACTGAAAAGTTTCCGGTATTGTTAGGCAAAACAACCCCTGAGTTCCACGGGTTGAAGTTCCTTTCATTGTACATTAGCTGAAAATCATCTTCATTGCTTGAAAAGCTAGAAGATACATTAGCCAATACACCCTCAATTGCTTCGGTTTGGTTTACCTCAGATAAATGAAGCGCATACTTAGCCTTTAAGAAATAAGCCGTTTTAGTCCATTTTGAGAGGTCTCCGTTGTAAATCAAATCGTCTTCACCTATGGTACTGGTATCCGAGGTTTCCAACAAAGTAATTGCCTCATCCAACAAACTATTTATTTGAGTGTAAATGCTTTCTTGCGAATCATATGAAGGCTTAAAATCGTCTTCACCTTGTAAGGCCGAAGAAAAAGGTACATCTCCCCACTGATCCGTGGCAAGCCCTAAATTAAATGCCTGTAACACCTTTGCCACACCCAAGTAATGAGTAGCACCACTTTCTTCGGCAATTGTAACTACTTGGCTCAAATCTGCCAATGCCTGCAAATAAATATTGCTCCACCCCCCACTGATCTGAACTTCTTCTTGCGTATCTGCCCCAGGCTCAAAATAAGAGGCCAATTGCTGCGAATATTGACATATACTTAAGGCTATACTATAATGTGCAGAGGATGAATTGTAAATAGCCGTAGTCAATAAATCTGCTTCCGTGACATTTTCAGGAAGCTCTTTGTTCGGATCTACGTTATCGCCCAAATAATCATCACAACCAATTAAAAAAGCGGTCGTTACCGTAATCGATAATATATATTTTAAAACTTTCATTTTTCTAGAAATTAAGGTTAAGACCAAATATGAACGACTTTGTATTAGGTATGTTAAGCCCGGTAAAACCATAAGCATTTGTACCGGCACTAAACTGACTACCCTCTGGATCATACCCCCTGAAAGGCGTATCTAACCATAGATTAGTACCTGTAAAACTGAAACCCATTGTTGTAAAAGGAGTATTTTTTATCAGTTTATTAGGAAGGTCATAAGACAAAGTAACATTCCGCAAACGCCACCAGGAAGCGTCTTGAACCAATATTTCCGAAGCACGATTGTACACGGAAGAACTTCTATAGTAATTTTCATCTATTAACACCGGAATGTTATTTGGGGAACCATCAGCCAGAACTCCGTCCAATACAATTTCGGCATCACGGAATTCTGTAATAGCCAAAACTCCGTTACGGATACCATTTCGTTGTCCTGAGTCATAAAGTTCACCACCTTCTTTTCTTTCCAACAAAAATGATAATGCCAACCCTTTATACTTAACAGTACTACTAACACTTCCTAACCAATCTGGAAGTGCGTTCCCCACTTTAACCCGATCGGAAGGGTTATTGGCCACGATGATAGGAAAACCGTCATCACCAATTAACCGACTACCATTTTCATGTGTTGCATAAACGTATCCAAAAAGGTCTCCGGGAGCTCCACCAACTTCCAGTTTGGAAACTACCCCGGGAAAACCACTATCGGCAAAAATAATTTCATCTATTCCGTTAGGTAATGAAATAACTTCCGCTTCAACCTTCGACCAGTTCAAAGTAACATCCCATTGAAAGTTATCGTTCCTTACAGGAACAATGTTTACCAATGCTTCCAATCCTTTATTTTCAATTTCGCCTGCATTCAAAACAAACGTATTAAAACCAGAGGATTGAGCAACCGGTACGGGCAAAATTTGGTCCTTACTATTTTGTTTGTAGTAGGTAAAATCTATTCCGAAACGATTATTGAAAAACTTGAGCTCCCCACCAACTTCAATTGAAGCTGTACGTTCTGGTCTTAATGTACTTGACCCTCCTGAGCTATCCCGGGAAAGACCATCTACAGTTCCAAACGGAAAATTAGAAGGTTGATCATAATAAACTCCTACATAGGCAGGGGCATCCTTACCCACTTCTGCATAAGAGGCCCTAAATTTGGCATAGGTTAAAAAGTCCGGTAAGCTTCCTGCGTCCTGAAGGGTTTGAGATAGAACGTAGCTTAAATTGAACGACGGATAAAAGAAACTTCTATTCTCTTTTGGCAGTGTGGATGACCAGTCATTTCTTCCTGTTACGTTTAAAAATAACGTATTCTTGTACTCTAACCTTGCATCTCCGAACAAACCAACAATTTTACGTTCGGCTCCGCCAATATCCTCAAAGAAGTTATTTGCTTGACCAAAAGCCGTTAGATTGTTCGGATCAAGACCTTCGGCACGCAAAGTAAGCCTTCTAGTTTTTGTATCCGATATTTGGTTTCCTACCAGGATAGACGCAGAAAAATCTTCGTTAAAATCTTTTGATAGGGTAACGAACAAATTAGATGTCAACTCATTATAATTTAAAGCTTCATCAACAATAAAACCTTGGGTTGCAGAACCAGGGTCAATATCTGGTGGAACAAAACGGAGTCTTGAATCATGATAATTATCCACTCCCAACTGGTATTGCACGGATGCCCAATCATTAAATTTATAATTGAATTTTGTATTGGCCAAAATTCTATTGACCCTACTGTCCAAATAGCTTACTTCTGCAAAATAACGAGGGTTATCTACAACACCTGCCGTGTAATTTTTTTCATTTCCATTAGGTAAGACATAATCATTTATATCTATAGTTGGAGACCAATAAGAAAGAGAACTCATAATGGATTTATCTCCACCATTTGGTAATCTTCCATCTGATACAATGTATGAAATAGAGGGTTCTACCGTAAATTTATCGGTAACGTTAAAAGTACCTGAAAGTTTAAGTGACGTTCTGTCAAAATAGGTGTTAGGTACCAAGCCTTCATCATCAGACCGGGATATGGAACCAAAATAGGTGTAGCTCTCACCACCTCCACTTATATTTAAAGAGTTATTCGTAGTAAAAGCCCTATTGAAAAAATTCTTGAAGTTATCATAGTTTTGGTCGTTCGGGCCATATTCAGGTCCTAATGTCCAAAACCCAAAAGTGCGGTCATCAGCAAAATCATAACCATCCGGAGCATTGTTATTTGATGTAGATACGATTTCACCGCCTCTACCTTCTCTCCATTTTGTTTGAACATCAGGTGTTTTATTTACCTCTTGCCACCCAATACTTGTTCTAAGGTTGAACTTGGTTTCGCCATTCTTTCCTTTCTTAGTAGTAATGACAACAACCCCGTTTGCAGCCCTTACACCGTACAAAGCGGTAGCAGCGGGACCCTTTAATATGGAAACGCTTTCTACATCATTAGGGTTGATGTCCGCCCCTCTGTTAGTGAAGGAAAACTGCTCCGAAGACGAGGGTGCATTGGACCCTGTACTCGGTAAAAGGTTACCCGTTGTAGCTTCATTACTTATAGGTATACCATCTACAACAAATAATGGCTGGTTATTTGCCGAAGGATTTAAAGAGGTGATTCCCCTAATGATAATACTAGAACCTGCGCCGGCAGCACCACTACTAGAATTGATGTTAACCCCGGCAACTTTACCTTGTATTCCACTTAAAACATCTCCGTTGTTATCTCGGTTAAGCTCATCAGAGCCAATTTCTTGAATGGCATAACCAACAGAGCGCTTCTCCTTTTTAATACCTAGAGCTGTAACCACAACCTCATTAAGTTGTTGGGCATCTTCTTCTAAAACCACATTAATGGTTTGGTCCCCACCTATAGTGACGGTCTTACTTTTCATACCTATATAAGTAAAGTTGAGTACATCACCTTCGGAAGCTGATATGATATAATTGCCATCAAAATCCGTTGTAGCACCTTTATTGGTTCTTTCTACTACGATAGAAACACCTGGTAAGGGTACCTCTTTTGTATCAGTGACATTTCCTGAAATCGTTTGACCGAACGATGTATACGAACAAAGTAGGGCAAACATTACGAGTGTAATATTCTTCATATTTATTTGGAGTTAGTTTATCTACTAAAATTAGCAAATAATTAACTAAAACACAGCGCTCGCGAAGAGAAATCACACATCCGTAAAATACATTCTTCTTTTTGTCAATCTCTCTATTTTATCCTTTTTTGATTTTGAAATACCCAATTATGAAGATTTTACCTACACTAAGAATATCGTAATTTATTGTTACAAAAAATACTATTTTAACAAATTTTGTTGTAACTTATTGATGCAAAACCGCTTATCCACTTAAACTACACTATTATGAAAAAACTATTAGGATTGGCATTATTGATGCTTCTGCTCATCTCCGCAACAGGAACAAAATCTGTTGAATCTGAACTTCACCCTTCAATAGAAGGAACCTGGGAACTTGTTAGCCGCTACAACTATGACGGTGAAAATGTTACTGACACACTTACTCCTGTAAAAGGATATAGCCAAATCAAAATGTTCTATAACGGTAAAGTTATGTGGACACGATACACACCCAATAAGACTGTAGAGTGGTTTGGATATGGTTCTTACGAAGCTACGGATAATACCTTAGTAGAAAAGCTAGAATACATGTCTGCTTCCATGAGAAAAATTGCCAATGAAGATATGCAATGGAACATGGAACTACAATTGGACAACAATACTTTTACCCAAATTTCACTAGATGAAGATGGGGGACGTATTGCCTCTGAGAACTATCATCGTATTGATTAAAAAAGCTCCTAACGGTTTATTTTAGACCGATGTTACAGAATCTTATATGATAACCTTAAAAAACACTTGGCAATGAAAAAAATAATTACCGTAATCTGTGTTTCTTTCTTACTTGTCTCCGCTGCAAAATATGAAGCTCCGGAAGCTACCTACCATCCTACTATTGAGGGTACATGGGAATTAGTTAGCCATTATAACTATAACGATGGTATTCACCCATCAGACACATTATTGGTTGCAGATGGGTATCGTCAAATTAAAATGTATTACAATGGTAAAGTTATGTGGACTCGTTATGTACCCAACGATTCTGTGGAATGGTTTGGATATGGTTCTTATGAAACTACAGATCGTACTCTTACTGAAAAACTAGAATATATGTCCGCCTCCATGAGGAAAATTGCCAATTCTGATATGAAATGGGAAATGGAACTTCAATTGGAAAAGAATAGATATAGTCAGATTTTTAGAGACGAGGAAGGAAATAGAATCAACTCTGAAAATTACAGGCGTTTGGATTGAAAATTTAATTAAGAGGACTAAAAAAAGCTGCATTATATGCAGCTTTTTTTAGTCCTCTTATATGGCTTACTTAAACCGTTTCCTGTGGTGTTTCTACAGTAGCCAAATAGCGTTCTGCATCTAACGCAGCCATACAACCCGTACCTGCAGCTGTAACCGCTTGGCGGTATTCTCTATCTTGAGCGTCTCCACTTGCAAAAACACCAGGCTTGTTAGTTTTAGTAGACTTTCCTTTGGTAATGATATACCCTGTATCGTCCATATCTAACTGTCCTTTGAATATATCTGTACTTGGTTTATGACCAATAGCTATAAAAAGACCTGTTATGGCAATATCTTCCTTAGCCCCAGTTTGGTTATTGACCATACGCAGACCTTCAACAACTTGTTCGCCTAGAACTTCATCTACCTCCGTATTATATCTAATCTCTATATTACTTAGACTTTCAACGCGATGTTGCATTGCTTTGGATGCACGCATATGATCCTTACGGACTAACATAGTTACTTTATTACAGATATTAGCTAAATAAGACGCCTCTTCTGCAGCAGTATCTCCTGCACCAACAATAGCCACATCTTGACCTTTGTAAAAGAATCCATCACAAACCGCACATGCAGAAACACCACCACCACGCAAACGTTGTTCACTAGGGATGTTCAAATATTTTGCTGATGCACCTGTAGAAATAATTATAGTTTCCGCTTCTATAGTTTTATTATCGTCTATAGTTACTTTATGAATGCCACCAACTTTATCACTCAATTCAACGGCCGTTGCCATACCAATACGAACTTCAGTTCCAAAACGTTCTGCCTGTTGTTGTAACTGCACCATCATACTAGGGCCATCTATTCCTTCTGGATAGCCAGGGAAATTATCAACCTCTGTTGTAGTGGTCAATTGTCCTCCAGGTTCCATTCCTGTATATACAACCGGTTTTAAATCTGCACGAGCCGCATAAATTGCCGCTGTATAACCTGCAGGTCCCGATCCTATAATCATCGTTTTAAGCCTTTCTATTTTATCAGACATAATCAAATACTCTTTTTAAATAGTTAAAAAACAAAAATAGCCTTTTTGTAAAAAGACCCTTCTAAAAGTTATTAAAACTTTTAGCATTTGGTCGTATTTGTCCCCAGTACTTACAACAGTCCAAACCTACTATAAACAGGCATTTACAAGAGGTTTTCCATGTGAATCAAAATAACTATCAACAAAAAGTTATTCAAAAACCAAACCCTTGGTACAAGCTTCTCGTAAATACTTATTGAAAAATACCTAGACTATGGATGATTTAGTATTGACAAGTACAATTATAGAAGACTCTCCATTTCACTCTAATCAGCTAGCACAGTTAATAGACCAGAACCCGAATTTAAGTCTTAAAAATGTATATAGAAACGGAATAGATGCTAAAAATCACAAAGCAAATGAGGAGGTAGATCTTCTTTTTTTAACTGTAGAACTCCCTTTAATTACAGGTTTTGACTTAATTGAGACTTTTAAAGAAAGTCCCAAAATTATTCTAGTGAGCAATACACCAGACCATGCTTTTAGAGCTTTTGATTATGATATAACAGATTACTTATTAAAACCCATTTTACCCGCAAGGTTTCAAAAATCAGTAGATAAAGTACTGCGTAACGCGAAATTAAATACAAACAATAAAGATGAAGAGCATTTTTTTGTTAAAAGTAACTCTAGGAAAGTAAAAGTAAATTATAAGGATATAAAATGGATAGAGGCCTTAGGAGACTATGTAAAATTAGTTACTGAAAAGTCTAACCACATTGTACTATCTTCAATGAAAGCTTTTGAAGAAAGGTTACCCAATTCACAATTTGTACGTATTCACAAATCATATATTATCAACCTAAAAAGAATAGAGAAGTTCAATAATACTATGGTGGAAGTTGAAGGTAAGAAAATAACTTTAAGCAGAAGCAGGAGAGATTCTTTTATGAGCGCTATTGGGACCTCTTAAATTTTGCCTTACCTCAATCGTTTACGGGTATTACTAAAAAAGGGATTTCAACACAGAAGCTTACTTTTTTAATAACTGGCTCCCTCATTATACTTCCAAAAAAATCTCGCTCATGTTTAATCATTGTCAAAAAATCTACATCTAACTCCTTTATAAAAACCTGTATGCTCTTTGTTTTATTGGTAAAGTTTGGCATCCAATGATAGTTTGGCTTAAACACTTTTAAGTAAACATCTAATGTATTTTTATTAGACGCCTGGATAGAATCTAATTGCTTTTCTTCATTTATATGCATAATATGCATTGATGATTTAAAACGAGAAAGAACTTGTTTTACGGGTGCCAAAATATCTGCAGAGAAATTTCTTTTATAATTTGTTACCAAAGCCAATTTTTCAGGTTTTTTATAAAAACAACCCTCAGGAACCACCAATACGGGACACCTTGATACTTTTAAAACATTCCTTGTCCTGGTTCCTAAAAATATAGATTTTGCTCCAGTTGCTCCTTGAGTGCCCATTACAATCACGTCTATCTCTTCTTTTGATGTAACTTTTAACACCTCAACTAATAAAGATTCTAATGCTATATGCGTTACAAATTTATGCTTCTCGTTTTGGTTCAAATGCTCTATTTCACTGCAGAACTCATTTATTTGAGCTTCGGTTTCTGATTGCCAGTTATCGCCAAGCCCAACGTACGCCGGTGATCCCAATATATAATCTACCCTATAAGCCATAGGAGTATATGTATGTAAAATATAGAAAACACATTCATCATCTTTATAATAATGCAGTGCATAATCTATGGCATTTCTAGAATTTTCAGAAAAATCGGTGGGCAAAAGGACTTTTAGCATGACTTTTGATTTGTTTTATAAAATTATAATCTTCTAAAGAGAGAAAACATGACATCTATCAGTTTTACACTTAAAAATTACCAAATTTTAAAATCATTCCTTATTTTAAGAATGCCTTTGAGCCAGTAAATTTTTAAACTATATATTTGTAATCACTAACCTATTTTTTTCTGGCCCCACAACTGTAAAAAGAAGGTGATTAATTAATGAATATTTAACCTCATTAAGAAGTTATATACTTTTTAAAAAATCCTCTTATTATGAACTCTGTAAAATTAACGTGTGTAGTTATAGACGACTCTAAAACGCAACGCACGGCAGTTGCCAAACTTATAAAAAATCATATCAATCTCCGTTTTATTGCCGACTACAAGAACGCTGTGGATGCACAAAAACATATGGGAGAAAATAATGTTGACCTCGTTTTTCTAGATATAGAAATGCCCCTAATAAATGGGTTTCAATTTATAGACTCTTTAAAAAACCGTCCGCAAATTATTCTTATATCTGCTAAAGAACAGTATGCCATGCAGGCTTTTGATTATGATGTAACGGATTATCTTCTAAAACCTATTGGCCAAAATCGTTTTAACACCGCCATTAAAAAAGCACTTCAAAATAATATTGAAGTTGAAGAAAATGAGGACGACTATATTTTTGTAAACAGCAAACTCAAAAAAGTAAAATTACCTCTTGGTGACATAAAATGGGTTGAAGGCCTTGGTGATTATATTAAAGTCATCACGGAAGAAAAAAATATTTTAATCTTGTCTACCATGAAATCTTTTGCGGAAAAACTTCCGGAAGACAGGTTCCTAAGGGTTCATAAATCATATATTATTAACCTTGATAAGGTTGAGAAATTTAATGGATCTCAAGTTGAAGTATGTGGACATTCAATTCCGCTAAGTAGACATAAAAAACTAGCATTAGAAGACGCATTATTGAACTCCCAAGCTCACTAGTCTTCTCCTAAAAAACAAAAAGGCCAATCTTAAGATTGGCCTTTTAGCTTATATTTTTGTTGTGCCTCCACTTGGCCGCACCTCAAAAGCTTCCAGAGTAATATCGAACTTATCTTTGTACGCCTTTGTAGCTGCGCTTACAAAATCTCCTACCGCACTTTCGTGTACGATGTTCAATGTACATCCACCAAAGCCTCCTCCGGTCTGTCGCGCTCCTAGAACTTGATTATTATTTTTTGAGAAATCTACCAAGAAATCAGATTCAGGGCAACTTACTTCATACTCTTTACTAATCCCATCATGGGCCTTATAAAGGATTTGACCCACCTCCTTAAGGTTATTCTGCTTTAATGCCTCAACCATTTCCAACACCCTATCATTTTCCTTTACAATAAAAGAACATCTATTGTAAACTATGGGATTCATATCATCCTTAAATGCAAGAAGCATTTCTTCATCAACATCTCGCAAAGATTTTACATTGGAATTTTTCTTTTGAATAACAGCAACACCTTGCTCACATTCTTGCTTACGCGTATTATACTCACTTGAAGCTAGATTATGGGAAACTTTAGTATTAAGAAGTATTATTTTATACGGATTTAAATCTATTGGAATATGCTTGTATTCTAAAGAACGGCAGTCCAAAAGAATAACATTTCCAGCCTCACTCATAACGGAAGCAAATTGATCCATAATACCACATTGCGTACCCACGTAGGTGTGCTCTGCAGTTTGTGAGAGTTGTACCATTTCTATCTTGGACAGGCCCAAATCAAACATCTCATTAAGACCAAAAGCCAATCCACACTCTAATGCCGCGGAAGAACTTAGTCCTGACCCTGTAGGTAAGTTACTTTCTACAATACAATCAAAACCTCTTACCTTATCCGTTCGTTTTGAGATTTCATTTAATACACCAAGAATATAATTCTCCCACTCTACCTTACTTACGGCTATTGTATTCAAATCTATTTCAAAACCCGTATCGTATGTTTTACTATATACATGGCATTGATTATCTGAACCGTTCTTTTTAAAACTAAAAGTGATGTTCTTTTCTATAGCCGTTGGCAATACATACCCCATATTATAATCGGTATGCTCACCTATAAGGTTAATTCTACCTGGGGATGATATGACCAATTCTGGCTTAAAATTTTCTAAAAACTGCATAAGAGAAATTATTTATTTTGAATTACGAACCATTTCTGGCGTGGCAACGGTCCTAAAACCTAAATGTTCTAACGATGAATCTAAACTAGTAGCCATGCGAGATGAAACTCTATAACTAGCACAGTAACTGGCGTTACATAAAAACGACCCGCCTTTCATAACTTTTTCTCTCGCGTATGGATCTCTTTCATTATAGGCTTGATCTGCCCCTACCGGATTTTTTGCTACAGGATAAGTCGCATT
This genomic interval from Zobellia roscoffensis contains the following:
- a CDS encoding dipeptide epimerase translates to MQLDLKKYVLALKHTFSISRESHDFQDTLIVSLSLDGQTGYGETTSNPYYKITVESLTAEIEKIRSEIEAFHIDHPEKFHAFLTTKNLSNFAICALDLAAWDLYGKLNKKPLYDIWRTGNTSYPITNYTIGIAPIEKMVEKMKEMPWPIYKIKLGTENDVAIVRELREHTDSIFRIDANCAWSAEETIANAPLLKELGVEFLEQPLKADNWEGMEKVMHHSVLPVIADESCIVESDVQKCALHYSGINIKLTKCGGITPALRMIAEAKEMGIKVMIGCMTESTVGISAIAQLVPQLDYVDMDGPLLLKNDIADGVKILADGKLIFPKLNGTGVSLRS
- a CDS encoding aminotransferase class I/II-fold pyridoxal phosphate-dependent enzyme, which encodes MNHYIDTFPGRKIIINEVPHLYFGGTSYLALQMDNDFQKLFINNIKKYGTNYGASRKSNIRLSVFEKAENYLANLIGSEGCITLSSGYLAGQFLAQALNSKEHYFFYAPNTHSALYQIKRKPFTTFAALNIAVREHLTSNKTTPIVFLDSIDFSGCNYPSFEALQVLPLEEIVLVVDDSHGLGVVGENGGGVHSILSKLNIKELIVCGSLGKGFGIQAGAIFGTSERIKSLTETSFYGGASPATPAAMATLLQANFIYDVKRKRLQRNMHHFSSHLKKRKKFHFMEGHPAYSFSDIQLTEYLEANRIIVTSFPYPDESAPLMSRIVLSAAHKKKDIEHVLHCINILP
- a CDS encoding SusD/RagB family nutrient-binding outer membrane lipoprotein codes for the protein MKVLKYILSITVTTAFLIGCDDYLGDNVDPNKELPENVTEADLLTTAIYNSSSAHYSIALSICQYSQQLASYFEPGADTQEEVQISGGWSNIYLQALADLSQVVTIAEESGATHYLGVAKVLQAFNLGLATDQWGDVPFSSALQGEDDFKPSYDSQESIYTQINSLLDEAITLLETSDTSTIGEDDLIYNGDLSKWTKTAYFLKAKYALHLSEVNQTEAIEGVLANVSSSFSSNEDDFQLMYNERNFNPWNSGVVLPNNTGNFSVLLSDQLVSLMDGTSIPFAAVALDPRLPLITTIGDDTEYRGAINGSAGSHEIAESEEDDGVSANTDLGANNFYSSQTAPVLLGSYSELKFMEAEALFLQDGGDATSVGGSIEAYNAYLEGIEANMDKLSVLPADKATYLTDASVAVGADNLTMALIMREKFIATFLNPESFVDLRRYDFDPNVFIGLELPVGHNEILNEEWVRRAQYPASEQTRNGEQVEAVTKDIGDPVWWDRD
- a CDS encoding SusC/RagA family TonB-linked outer membrane protein, with protein sequence MKNITLVMFALLCSYTSFGQTISGNVTDTKEVPLPGVSIVVERTNKGATTDFDGNYIISASEGDVLNFTYIGMKSKTVTIGGDQTINVVLEEDAQQLNEVVVTALGIKKEKRSVGYAIQEIGSDELNRDNNGDVLSGIQGKVAGVNINSSSGAAGAGSSIIIRGITSLNPSANNQPLFVVDGIPISNEATTGNLLPSTGSNAPSSSEQFSFTNRGADINPNDVESVSILKGPAATALYGVRAANGVVVITTKKGKNGETKFNLRTSIGWQEVNKTPDVQTKWREGRGGEIVSTSNNNAPDGYDFADDRTFGFWTLGPEYGPNDQNYDNFKNFFNRAFTTNNSLNISGGGESYTYFGSISRSDDEGLVPNTYFDRTSLKLSGTFNVTDKFTVEPSISYIVSDGRLPNGGDKSIMSSLSYWSPTIDINDYVLPNGNEKNYTAGVVDNPRYFAEVSYLDSRVNRILANTKFNYKFNDWASVQYQLGVDNYHDSRLRFVPPDIDPGSATQGFIVDEALNYNELTSNLFVTLSKDFNEDFSASILVGNQISDTKTRRLTLRAEGLDPNNLTAFGQANNFFEDIGGAERKIVGLFGDARLEYKNTLFLNVTGRNDWSSTLPKENRSFFYPSFNLSYVLSQTLQDAGSLPDFLTYAKFRASYAEVGKDAPAYVGVYYDQPSNFPFGTVDGLSRDSSGGSSTLRPERTASIEVGGELKFFNNRFGIDFTYYKQNSKDQILPVPVAQSSGFNTFVLNAGEIENKGLEALVNIVPVRNDNFQWDVTLNWSKVEAEVISLPNGIDEIIFADSGFPGVVSKLEVGGAPGDLFGYVYATHENGSRLIGDDGFPIIVANNPSDRVKVGNALPDWLGSVSSTVKYKGLALSFLLERKEGGELYDSGQRNGIRNGVLAITEFRDAEIVLDGVLADGSPNNIPVLIDENYYRSSSVYNRASEILVQDASWWRLRNVTLSYDLPNKLIKNTPFTTMGFSFTGTNLWLDTPFRGYDPEGSQFSAGTNAYGFTGLNIPNTKSFIFGLNLNF
- the trxB gene encoding thioredoxin-disulfide reductase, which produces MSDKIERLKTMIIGSGPAGYTAAIYAARADLKPVVYTGMEPGGQLTTTTEVDNFPGYPEGIDGPSMMVQLQQQAERFGTEVRIGMATAVELSDKVGGIHKVTIDDNKTIEAETIIISTGASAKYLNIPSEQRLRGGGVSACAVCDGFFYKGQDVAIVGAGDTAAEEASYLANICNKVTMLVRKDHMRASKAMQHRVESLSNIEIRYNTEVDEVLGEQVVEGLRMVNNQTGAKEDIAITGLFIAIGHKPSTDIFKGQLDMDDTGYIITKGKSTKTNKPGVFASGDAQDREYRQAVTAAGTGCMAALDAERYLATVETPQETV